From the Arvicola amphibius chromosome 2, mArvAmp1.2, whole genome shotgun sequence genome, one window contains:
- the LOC119808275 gene encoding sepiapterin reductase-like yields the protein MEGGLLGRTVCVLTGASRGFGRALAPLLARLLSPGSVLLLSARSDSALRPLEEELGTQHPGLRVVRAAADLCTEAGVQQLLCAVRELPRPEGLQRLLLINNAGTLGDVSKGFLNMTDLAEVNTYWTLNLTSMLCLTSGTLNAFPDSPGLSKTVVNISSLCALQPYKGWALYCAGKAARDMLYQVLAAEEPGVRVLSYAPGPLDTDMQQLARESSKYPEIRNGLQKLKSSGKLVDCGTSAQKLLSLLQKDTFQSGAHIDFYDS from the exons ATGGAGGGAGGCTTGCTAGGCCGCACCGTTTGCGTTCTGACTGGGGCTTCCCGGGGCTTCGGCCGCGCCCTGGCCCCCCTGCTGGCCCGGCTGCTGTCGCCCGGTTCGGTGCTGCTCCTGAGCGCACGGAGTGACTCGGCGCTGCGGccgctggaggaggagctgggcaCACAGCATCCAGGCCTGCGAGTGGTGCGGGCAGCCGCCGACCTCTGCACCGAGGCCGGCGTGCAGCAGCTGTTGTGCGCGGTGCGCGAGCTCCCTAGGCCCGAGGGGCTGCAGCGCCTGCTGCTCATCAACAATGCAG GCACTCTTGGAGATGTTTCCAAAGGCTTCCTGAACATGACCGACCTAGCTGAGGTGAACACTTACTGGACTCTGAACCTGACCTCCATGCTCTGCTTGACCTCGGGCACCCTGAATGCCTTCCCGGATAGCCCTGGCCTCAGCAAGACCGTGGTTAACATCTCGTCTCTGTGTGCCCTGCAGCCGTATAAGGGCTGGGCGCTGTACTGTGCCGGGAAGGCTGCCCGAGACATGTTGTACCAGGTCCTAGCAGCTGAGGAACCTGGCGTGAGGGTGCTAAGCTATGCTCCAG GTCCCCTGGACACAGACATGCAGCAGTTGGCTCGAGAATCCTCCAAGTACCCAGAGATAAGGAACGGACTGCAGAAGCTGAAATCCAGTGGGAAGCTGGTGGATTGTGGGACATCAGCCCAGAAACTGCTGAGCTTGCTGCAAAAGGACACCTTCCAGTCTGGAGCTCACATAGATTTCTATGACAGTTAA